From a single Streptomyces sp. 1331.2 genomic region:
- a CDS encoding zf-HC2 domain-containing protein: MSGTSRSGSDRSDSSGRSLNRRGWALPGRRGTDEPGEPVLPALALPADTALHALPVRPAEPAAEEHHLGERLSAFLDGELGHDSRERVQAHLATCPQCLAEADEGRAVKHLLTGTGTPGPSSSLMARLMAVGNLPEDGPADGGWPPGHGRRDDDDDLPGGGVAATGTLGGSRLTGGSFGRGAGASFGAGALGADTPVPGVDPRAFGRGTGLRPLMGRRSARPEPAAGPDRAARPQPAATAVRTPARGRRLVFAAAGAFSVAAVTLGSVGGLSPQGEDRHGTTVSPAGGNAGTGRGGLVPMNAQVPVDFPGRPIAATREASPPSSPERPGGVAAQRQQIR, translated from the coding sequence GTGAGCGGAACCAGCCGGTCCGGCTCGGACCGGTCGGACTCGTCCGGCCGGTCCCTGAACCGGCGGGGCTGGGCCCTGCCGGGTCGTCGCGGTACCGACGAACCCGGTGAGCCCGTGCTGCCCGCGCTGGCGCTGCCCGCCGACACGGCCCTGCACGCGCTGCCCGTACGGCCCGCCGAGCCCGCCGCAGAGGAGCACCACCTCGGCGAGCGGCTGTCCGCCTTCCTGGACGGCGAACTCGGCCACGACTCGCGCGAGCGGGTCCAGGCCCACCTGGCGACCTGCCCGCAGTGCCTCGCCGAGGCCGACGAGGGCCGCGCCGTCAAGCACCTGCTGACCGGCACCGGCACGCCCGGCCCGTCCTCCTCGCTGATGGCCCGGCTGATGGCCGTCGGCAACCTCCCCGAGGACGGCCCGGCGGACGGCGGCTGGCCGCCCGGGCACGGGCGCCGCGATGACGACGACGACCTGCCCGGCGGCGGGGTCGCCGCCACCGGCACGCTCGGCGGCAGCCGGCTCACCGGCGGCTCCTTCGGCCGCGGCGCCGGGGCCTCCTTCGGCGCGGGCGCGCTCGGCGCGGACACCCCGGTGCCCGGGGTCGACCCGCGCGCCTTCGGGCGCGGCACCGGGCTGCGGCCGCTGATGGGCCGGCGCTCCGCCCGCCCCGAGCCCGCCGCCGGACCGGACCGGGCCGCCCGGCCGCAGCCGGCCGCCACCGCCGTCCGCACCCCCGCGCGGGGGCGTCGCCTGGTCTTCGCCGCGGCGGGCGCCTTCTCCGTCGCCGCGGTCACGCTCGGCAGCGTCGGCGGGCTCAGCCCGCAGGGCGAGGACCGGCACGGTACGACCGTCAGCCCGGCCGGCGGCAACGCCGGTACCGGCCGGGGCGGCCTCGTCCCGATGAACGCGCAGGTCCCGGTGGACTTCCCCGGCCGCCCGATCGCCGCGACCCGCGAGGCATCCCCGCCGTCGTCCCCGGAGCGCCCCGGCGGCGTCGCCGCCCAGCGCCAGCAGATCCGCTAG
- the sigE gene encoding RNA polymerase sigma factor SigE, whose protein sequence is MNQPAHSDLDQPAAETPAAGTTEAPALATFAEGPDAQTWTPPSWEEIVEAHSARVYRLAYRLTGNQHDAEDLTQEVFVRVFRSLSTYTPGTFEGWLHRITTNLFLDMVRRRQRIRFDALGEDAAERLASREPSPAQHFSDTHFDADVQQALDTLAPEFRAAVVLCDIEGLSYEEIAATLGVKLGTVRSRIHRGRSHLRAALKHRAPGSAPGRERRGGSEEPVPVGVGAVEVAVAPGGRGRRRS, encoded by the coding sequence ATGAACCAGCCTGCGCACTCCGATCTGGACCAGCCCGCCGCCGAGACGCCGGCTGCCGGTACCACCGAGGCCCCCGCCCTCGCGACCTTCGCCGAGGGCCCCGACGCGCAGACCTGGACTCCGCCCAGCTGGGAGGAGATCGTCGAGGCGCACAGCGCCCGCGTGTACCGGCTCGCCTACCGTCTGACGGGCAACCAGCACGACGCCGAGGACCTCACCCAGGAGGTCTTCGTCCGGGTCTTCCGTTCGCTGTCCACCTACACCCCCGGCACGTTCGAGGGCTGGCTGCACCGGATCACCACCAACCTGTTCCTGGACATGGTCCGCCGCCGCCAGCGCATCCGCTTCGACGCGCTCGGCGAGGACGCGGCCGAGCGGCTCGCCTCCCGCGAGCCCAGCCCGGCGCAGCACTTCAGCGACACCCACTTCGACGCCGACGTCCAGCAGGCCCTGGACACCCTCGCCCCGGAGTTCCGCGCCGCCGTGGTGCTCTGCGACATCGAGGGCCTGTCGTACGAGGAGATCGCCGCCACGCTGGGCGTCAAGCTCGGCACCGTCCGCAGCCGCATCCACCGCGGCCGCTCGCACCTGCGCGCCGCACTCAAGCACCGTGCCCCCGGCTCGGCCCCCGGCCGTGAGCGCCGCGGCGGCTCGGAGGAGCCGGTGCCGGTCGGCGTCGGCGCGGTGGAGGTCGCGGTCGCGCCCGGTGGGCGCGGACGGAGGCGATCGTGA